A single genomic interval of Schistocerca americana isolate TAMUIC-IGC-003095 chromosome 2, iqSchAmer2.1, whole genome shotgun sequence harbors:
- the LOC124595283 gene encoding mitochondrial mRNA pseudouridine synthase Trub2 has product MVLTEAQLKWKLLNGVICVYKNAGVSVNNVRRTLIGHICEDLCKLESRPPLNHVYIEGDPTKSLTVSVAPKYSDSPLVTGPRYQPQDVRCSWATILGRDTSGVFVIGINKGARAAQKFHLSRPTRSYHIKGQLGYATDTYFRDGKVVEKATFGHVKQAKLDRVLASVQAAHQKHMFQQAGVDIQSQTAYELASRGMIRPPANTVPLLYNVRCTYFSPPDFTLEVTCINEYESYLKTLIHDIGIQLHTCATCTGIHCIRHGLFTLEHALLPKHWHLKHILDSMQECHQLIQQTVNNTMENTSPTLVPAEEQKNSVLN; this is encoded by the exons ATGGTTTTGACAGAGGCACAGTTAAAGTGGAAACTATTGAACGGAGTTATTTGCGTGTATAAAAATGCTGGTGTAAGCGTAAATAACGTTCGGAGAACGCTCATTGGACATATTTGTGAAG ATTTATGTAAGCTTGAAAGCCGACCGCCGTTAAATCATGTATATATTGAAGGAGACCCAACCAAATCGTTAACAGTTTCTGTGGCTCCGAAATATTCTGATAGCCCACTCGTTACGGGACCACGGTATCAACCGCAAGATGTTCGATGCTCATGGGCTACGATTCTTGGTAGAGACACCTCAGGAGTGTTTG TTATTGGTATAAATAAAGGAGCACGAGCAGCTCAGAAATTTCATTTGAGTAGACCAACAAGAAGTTACCATATAAAGGGACAGCTGGGCTATGCCACTGACACTTATTTCCGAGATGGGAAAGTGGTTGAGAAGGCAACATTtggacatgtgaagcaagcaaagTTGGACAGAGTTCTGGCATCTGTCCAAGCAGCACATCAAAAACACATGTTTCA ACAGGCTGGAGTTGACATTCAGAGTCAGACTGCGTATGAACTGGCATCACGAGGCATGATCAGACCGCCAGCAAATACAGTTCCTCTTTTGTACAATGTGAGGTGCACCTACTTCAGTCCACCAGATTTTACTCTCG AGGTTACGTGTATTAACGAGTATGAATCATACTTGAAGACTCTCATCCATGACATTGGTATCCAACTTCACACATGTGCTACATGCACTGGCATTCACTGTATTCGGCATGGGCTCTTCACACTGGAACACGCCCTCCTGCCAAAACACTGGCACCTAAAACACATTCTGGACAGTATGCAAGAATGTCATCAGCTGATACAGCAGACAGTCAACAATACAATGGAAAATACATCACCGACTCTTGTTCCTGCAGAAGAGCAAAAGAATTCAGTTCTAAATTAA